Genomic DNA from Modestobacter versicolor:
GGAACCAGAGTCCGCCGCGGTTCTCCGCGAACAACCCCCCGCGGTTGTCCGCGAACAACCGCGGGACGGGGGTGCCCGGTGAGGCGGCGGCACCTGGTCACCGCGCTGCTGGTGCTCGCCGTCGTCGCGCTGTTCGCGCTGCCCCTGCTGGTCGGCGGGGACAGCGAGTACGCCGGCACCGACAGCCAGGCCACCGAGCTGATCGAGGAGTCCGACCCCGGCTACCAGCCGTGGTTCGAGTCGGTCTTCTCCCCCGGCTCCTCCGAGGTCGAGTCGGGCCTGTTCGCCCTGCAGGCCGCGCTCGGCGGCGGCGTGCTCGGCTACGTGCTCGGCCGGCTGCGCGGCCGGCGGGTCGCGGAGGAGCAGGCAGCCCCTGCGCCGCCGCCCCCGTCGTGACCGGGCTGGCGATCGACGACGCCGCCTGGGCCAGCGCCTGGCGACGCCGCTCCCCCGGCGACAAGCTGCTGGTCAGCCTCGGGCTCGTGCTGAGCGCGCTGCTGCTGCCGGTGTGGCCGGGCAGCCTGCTGGTCGGGCTGGCCGCGGTGGTCCTGGCGCTCGGGCCGGCGCGGGTGCCGGTGCGCACCTTCGCCCGGGCGGTGCGGGCGCCGCTGGCGTTCATCGTCATCGGCGCGCTGACCTCGGTGGTCGAGGTCGGCGACGGCCTCGGCTGGGCGCCGGACGCCGCCGCGCAGGCCGGGTCGCTGGTCGGGCACGCCGTCGCCGGCAGCGCCGCGGTGCTGCTGCTGGCCACCACCACGCCGATGTCGGACCTGCTGCCGGCGCTGCAGCGGCTGCGGGTGCCGGCCGCCGTGGTCGAGGTCGCGGGCCTGGTCTACCGGATGCTGTTCGTGCTGCTCACCAGCCTGGCCACCATCCGCGAGGCGCAGACCGCCCGGATGGGCTACGCCACGGTGCGCAGCTCCTACCGGTCCTCCGGTGCGCTGGCCGCGGCGGTGCTGACCCGCTCGTGGGACCGCGCCCGGCGGCTGCAGGACGGGCTGGCCGGCCGCGGGCTGGAGGCCGGGCTGCGGGTGCTGCCGGAGACGCTGCCGGCCTCCCGCCGGTTCGAGGCAGCCACCGTCGCCGGCCTGGCCGCGCTCGCCGCGGTCAGCCTGGGAGTCGCGTCGTGAGCGAGCTCGCGAGCTCACCCATGGGCACGGCGTCTGTCGGCTCACCGAGGACGAGCGCCGGCGAGGAGCCGCTGTGAGCCACCTGACCCTGGCCGCCGACGGGCTGGTCGTCGGCTACGACCGCTCGCGCCCGGTGCTGTCCGGCGCGTCGCTGACCGTGCCCGCGGGGCGCCGGCTTGCCCTGCTGGGCGCCAACGGCTCGGGCAAGACCACCCTGCTCCGCTGCCTGTCCGGCGCGCTGCAGCCCGGCCGCGGCCGGGTCACGCTGGACGGCGCCGAGCTGCACCACACCCGCAAGGGCCTGCGCGCCCACCGGCAGGAGGTGCAGCTGGTGCTCCAGGACCCCGACGACCAGCTGTTCAGCGCCTCCGTCGCGCAGGACGTCTCCTTCGGCCCGGTGAACCTCGGCCTGCCCGAGGACGAGGTGCGCGCCCGGGTCGCCGAGGCGCTGGACCTGCTCGCCGTGGCGCACCTGGCCGGGCGGCCCACCCACCAGCTGTCCTACGGCGAGCGCAAGCGGGTGGCGATCGCCGGCGCGGTCGCGATGCGGCCGTGCGTCCTGCTGCTCGACGAGCCCACCGCGGGCCTGGACCCCACCGCGGTCGGCGAGGCGCTGGCCGCCCTCACCCGGCTGCAGCAGACCGACTCGACCATCGTGATGAGCACCCACGACGTCGACCTGGCGCTGCGCTGGGCCGACGAGGTGGCCGTGGTGGTCGACGGCGGCGTGGTGCAGGGCCCGCCGGACGTCGTCCTGGGCGACGACGCGCTGCTGGCCCGGGCCCGGCTCGACCGCCCCTGGGCGCTCACCGTCGGTGCCCGGCTGCAGGCGCTCGGGCTGCTGCCCGACGGTCCCCTCCCCCGGGACGCCGACGCGCTGGTCGCCGCCCTCCCCGACCGGCCCGGGGTGCGAACTCCGTGATCACGGTGGGGGTGGGTGCGTCGACCGGGGTGACCGTCGAGGAGGTGCTGGCCGCCGTCGACGCGGTGCTGCCCCCGGGCGCCCGCGGCGTGCAGCTGGCCACGCTGACCCGGCGCGGGCTCGAGCCGGGCATCCGCGGGGCCGCCGCCGTGCGGGCCTGGCCGCTGGTCACCCACGACGCCGACCAGCTGGCCACCGTGCCGGTGCCCGCACCGTCGGCGGCCGTCTCCGCCGCCGTCGGCACCCCGTCGGTCGCCGAGGCGGCGGCCCTGGTGGGCGGCGGGCAGCTGGTGGTCGGCAAGACCGTGCACGGGCGGGTGACCGTGGCCGTCGCCGCTGACGTCGACCTCCGGCACCACGGCGACGCCGAGGCCACCCCCGGGCTGGTCGACCTCGCGGTCAACGTCCGGGCCGGCACCCCCCCGGCGTGGCTGCGCACCGTGCTGCACGACGCGGTCGACGCCTCCGCCGCCTACCCCGACGCCCGCCCCGCCCGCGCCGCGGTCGCCGCCGCGCACGGCCGCGACGAGTCCGAGGTGCTGCTCACCGCCGGCGCCGCGGAGACGTTCACGCTGCTCGCCCGCGCGCTCACCCCGCGCCGGGCGGTCGTCGTCCACCCGTCCTTCACCGAGCCGGAGGCCGCGCTGCGCGCCGCCGGGCACGCCGTCGAGCGGCTGCTGCTCGAGCCGCCGTCCTACCTCCTCCGGGACGTGCCCGAGGACGCCGACCTGGTGGTGCTGGGCAACCCGACCAACCCGACCTCGGTGCTGCACCCGGCCGCCGCGGTCGCCGCGCTCGCCCGGCCCGGCCGGGTGCTGGTGGTCGACGAGGCGTTCGCCGACACGGTGCCCGGCGAGCCGGGGTCGCTGGCCGGCCGCACCGACCTGCCCGGGCTGCTGGTGGTCCGCAGCCTGACCAAGACCTGGGGGCTGGCCGGGCTGCGGGTCGGCTACGCGCTGGGGCCGGCCGACCTGGTCGCCGCGCTGGCCGCCCAGCAGCCGCACTGGCCGGTGTCCACCCCCGCGCTCGCCGCGCTGGTCGCCTGCAGCACCCCGGCCGCGCGGGCCGAGGCGGCGGCGGCCGCGCACGAGCTCACCGGGCACCGGGCCGCCCTGCTGGCCGCGCTGCCGCCCGCCGTCCAGGTCGTCGGCGACCCCCGCGCGTCCTTCGTGCTGCTGCGCGTACCGGGGGCGGCGCGGGTGCGCGAACGGCTCCGGGACCGCGGCTGGGCGGTGCGCCGCGGCGACACCTTCCCCGGCCTCACCGGCGACCACCTGCGCGTCGCCGTCCGCGACCCGGGGACCTCGCGTGCGTTCGCCGCGGTGCTGGCTGAGAT
This window encodes:
- a CDS encoding energy-coupling factor ABC transporter substrate-binding protein encodes the protein MRRRHLVTALLVLAVVALFALPLLVGGDSEYAGTDSQATELIEESDPGYQPWFESVFSPGSSEVESGLFALQAALGGGVLGYVLGRLRGRRVAEEQAAPAPPPPS
- the cbiQ gene encoding cobalt ECF transporter T component CbiQ, with product MTGLAIDDAAWASAWRRRSPGDKLLVSLGLVLSALLLPVWPGSLLVGLAAVVLALGPARVPVRTFARAVRAPLAFIVIGALTSVVEVGDGLGWAPDAAAQAGSLVGHAVAGSAAVLLLATTTPMSDLLPALQRLRVPAAVVEVAGLVYRMLFVLLTSLATIREAQTARMGYATVRSSYRSSGALAAAVLTRSWDRARRLQDGLAGRGLEAGLRVLPETLPASRRFEAATVAGLAALAAVSLGVAS
- a CDS encoding energy-coupling factor ABC transporter ATP-binding protein, with amino-acid sequence MSHLTLAADGLVVGYDRSRPVLSGASLTVPAGRRLALLGANGSGKTTLLRCLSGALQPGRGRVTLDGAELHHTRKGLRAHRQEVQLVLQDPDDQLFSASVAQDVSFGPVNLGLPEDEVRARVAEALDLLAVAHLAGRPTHQLSYGERKRVAIAGAVAMRPCVLLLDEPTAGLDPTAVGEALAALTRLQQTDSTIVMSTHDVDLALRWADEVAVVVDGGVVQGPPDVVLGDDALLARARLDRPWALTVGARLQALGLLPDGPLPRDADALVAALPDRPGVRTP
- the cobC gene encoding Rv2231c family pyridoxal phosphate-dependent protein CobC yields the protein MITVGVGASTGVTVEEVLAAVDAVLPPGARGVQLATLTRRGLEPGIRGAAAVRAWPLVTHDADQLATVPVPAPSAAVSAAVGTPSVAEAAALVGGGQLVVGKTVHGRVTVAVAADVDLRHHGDAEATPGLVDLAVNVRAGTPPAWLRTVLHDAVDASAAYPDARPARAAVAAAHGRDESEVLLTAGAAETFTLLARALTPRRAVVVHPSFTEPEAALRAAGHAVERLLLEPPSYLLRDVPEDADLVVLGNPTNPTSVLHPAAAVAALARPGRVLVVDEAFADTVPGEPGSLAGRTDLPGLLVVRSLTKTWGLAGLRVGYALGPADLVAALAAQQPHWPVSTPALAALVACSTPAARAEAAAAAHELTGHRAALLAALPPAVQVVGDPRASFVLLRVPGAARVRERLRDRGWAVRRGDTFPGLTGDHLRVAVRDPGTSRAFAAVLAEILAETATPEEHR